Below is a window of Clostridium sp. JN-1 DNA.
CCTATTTAATTATTACCTTAAGAATTGTAATTTAAATGATTAATTCGTATAATATTTGTATAATACCTATACATTAATTACAATATTATCATATTTTCTGAAATATGTATATATTTTTTTTACTCATACAATAATTATTATACATATACTGAAACCTTTAATTAATTTCGTATTTTTTAACAAGGAGGAAAATAATGATTAGTGAAATAGCCAAAAAAATTCGTAATTTAAGGAAAAAAAATAATCTTACTTTAAAGGATTTAAGTGAAAAAACAGATCTTTCGATAAGTTTTTTGTCTCAAATAGAAAATGGTTCTTCTTCACTTGCCATTACATCATTGAAAAAAATTGCAGATGCATTAAACGTTCCAATGAATTATTTTTTTAACCCGCCGGAAGTCAATAACTTTTTAGTTAAGTCATCAGAAGCTAAGGTATTTAAAATAGAAGGTTCAAACTCTGAATTTTCAAGAATAAGTGGAGATTTTCCATCAAGGAAACTTGAATCAATGTTAATAGTAATACCTCCTGAACAAATGCATGGAAGTACATTTAGTCATCCTGGGGAAGAGTTTGTATATGTACTTAAAGGTGCTTTAATTGTAACTTTAGATGAAAAAGAGTATATTTTGGAAGCTGGAGATTCCATTCAATATCCTTCGACTATTTTACATTCGTGGCTTAATCCACTTGAAGAACCTGCGAGCTTACTTTCTGTAGTTACTCCTATTATTTTTTAAAAAACAATATGTACCCTGCAGGATAGAACAGCGTCTTTTCTGTATCTATCTTACAGGGTACATCTTATCTTTTCTTATTCATTTATTATTGATATTTTTTCATCTACTAAATCTACTTTTATATTTGATCCATCTGAAAATTTTCCTTGAAGATAATCTTCTGAAATTTTATCTTCAATATACCTTTGAATAGCTCTTCTAAGCGGCCTTGCACCATACCTATCATCGTATCCAATATTTAATATGAAATCTTTAACTTTATCTGTTACCGTTATATTGATATTTTTCTCAGATACTTCTTCTTTTACTTCTTCAATCATTAAATCCATAATTTTGTATACTTCTTCTCTAGTTAGAGGTTTAAATACTATAATTTCATCTATTCTATTCAAAAATTCAGGTTTGAAAGTTTGTTTCAATGCATCTTTTGCATGATTTTCCAAGCTATCATAACTTTCTTCTCCAAAACCTATTCTATTACCTTTAAAATCTGTTCCTGCATTTGATGTCATTATGATAATAGTATTATCAAAGTAAACTGTTCTTCCCTGACCATCTGTAAGCCTTCCATCTTCAAGAATTTGCAAAAGCATATTAAATACATCTGGATGAGCTTTTTCAATTTCATCAAGTAATATAACAGAATATGGTTTTCTTCTAACTTTCTCAGTAAGCTGTCCTCCTTCATCATATCCTACATATCCTGGAGGCGCTCCAATTAATTTTGATACAGTATGCTTTTCCATATATTCTGACATATCAATACGAATTAATGATTCTTCATTTCCAAACAATTCACTTGAAAGTACTTTCACAAGTTCAGTTTTACCAACACCTGTTGGTCCTACAAATATAAATGATACAGGTTTTCCCTTTTTCTTGAATCCAAGCCTGTTTCTTCTTATGGCCCTAGATAAGTTTGTAACTGCTTCATTTTGTCCTATAACTCTTTTATGCAGGATATTTTCAAGATTCAATAATTTTTGCGATTCCTTTTCTCTCACTTTATGAACAGGAATTTTTGTCCATGATTCAATTACAAAAGCAATATCATCAAGGGTTAATTCTACATTTGAGCTGGCATCCTTAAGTTCATTAACTTGTGTCTGAAGCTTGCACTCCTTAGTCTTTAATTCTGCAGCCTTTTGATACTCAGCATTATTTGCAGCATCCTGTATTTCATCTTGTATACTTGTAAGTTCTCTTTTTAAGTTTTCCAAATTCAAAAGACATTTATTATTTAAATTTGCTCGTGAAGCAGCTTCATCAATTACATCTATTGCCTTATCAGGTAAATACCTATCAGAAATATACCTTTGTGACAAATTTACTGCTGCTTCAATAACTTCATTAGATATCTTTACTTTGTGGTAATCCTCATAATATTTTTTTATACCATTTAATATCTCTATAGTTTCTTCAATCGTTGGCTCTTCAACTAAAATAGGTTGAAATCTTCTCTCTAAAGCAGAATCCTTTTCTATATACTTTCTATATTCATCTATTGTAGTTGTTCCAATTACTTGTATTTCACCCCTAGCAAGCGACGGTTTCAAAATGTTAGCAGCATTTAAAGCACCTCCTTGGGCTTCTCCTGCTCCTATTATATTGTGAATTTCATCAATTACTATAATAATATTTCCACTTTCCTTTACTTCTTCCACAATTGATTTCATTCTGCCTTCAAACTGCCCTCTAAATTGAGTTCCTGCTACAACTGCAGTTAGATCCAAAAGATATACTTCCATATCCAATAATTTTACAGGCACTTCTTTATTTGCAATTTTCAAAGCAAGTCCTTCTGCTATAGCTGTTTTTCCTACTCCAGGCTCTCCTATTAATACCGGATTATTTTTAGTTCTTCTATTTAAAATCTGTATAATCCTATCGATTTCTTTATTCCGTCCAATTATATTGTCTATTTTCTTCTCTCTAGCCTTTTCCGTCAAGTTTGTTCCATATTTGTCTAAGTTACTTCTTTTCTTTGAAAACCACTTCTTTTTAGTTTTAACACTGCCAGAATTATGATTATCTTTTTCTTCACTATTTTCATCATTAGACCTTTTATTAATATCAGAATCATTTTCTTTGTTTTCTACATTTTTGGCAGGTGCAATAGAATTAAATAAGTTCATAAACATATCGCTATTTGCAAATTTATCTATGTCTATTTCACCAATCATATTATTTATTTGATTCGAAAAATTTTCTATATCTTCTTGTTTTATTCCATTTTGCTCCATTAATTGATTTATAGCAGGTAAGCCAACACTTTTAGCACACTCTGCACACAATCCTATAGTTTCAAATTTCCCATTTTCTACTTTCAATGTAAAAACCGTAGCTGGATTTTTATGGCAAATAGAACATAATTGCATTTCAATCATCTCCATAACTAGTATATAATATTATTATGATGATTATATCATATTTCTTTCATATTAATATTAAATTACTTTGTTCTTCAGCATTAATAATGCCAGCATTCATTTTATACTGATAAATTTATCCTAAAATTTATCAGCTATAGTATCAGTATAATATATAACTATATAAATGTATATTCCTATTTTGCACAAAATAGTATAGTTCATAAATAATTTACTTAAAATTTAAATATAGATATGTTTTTGGTATAATGTATTTACATATATTAATGGAGGTAGTTAGTATGTTAAAACGTAATATGACATTAGAATTAGTTGCAAAATTTAATGAATACATCACAAAAATATTAAAATACAAAAGGGAAGGTAATTTCGATAAGGCTCTAGTATTAATAGATGATACTTTTAAGGAAATATTTAGGTTGAGTTTAAAATTTTTCAATTCATTTTCAGATGAAAATCTTATAGATATGATAAAATCTGGAGGAAGTGTTAACTCTGATAAGTGTATAATGATGGCAAAACTTTTGGAAGAAGAAGCTTATATATTTGAAATTCAAAAAAAAGGCGATGAATCTTTTTGTATATTACTCAAATCTCTAAACTTATTTTTAGAAGCATACATAAATAATAATACTGATTCTAATTTAAAAGAACACTTTTCAGACATAGATTTAATTGTGGAAAAAGTACAAGAATATAAGATTCCTTCATATATTCAATACAAATTAATTGACTATTATACCGATGTACATAAATATGATAAAGCTGAAGACATCATGTTTGAGATAATTGAATACGATGATTTTAGCATTGATTCCATAAAATCAGGTATAAAATTTTATGAGTCACTTCTCCTTAAAGATGATAAAGATTTAAGTGAAAACAATCTTCCCCGTGAAGAAATAAATGAATCTGTAAAGTTTTTAAAAAACAAACTGCCTGCTAATTCTTAAATTAGTTAATATTAAATCGTAAAATTATATGACACATGTTAAATAGCTTATTTATAAATCCACGTTTACACGAATCGTGAAATTTATAAATAAGCTTATTTTTTTAACTTATTTTCTACTTAACACTGCGAAGTTTACCTTTATATGAATTTGTTTTCATTATGCTGTAGACTATACCAATAGCCATCCAGCTAAATCCTACTATTTTTGAAATTTTGGACATATTTATCCATATATAGAAACAAATCAAGAAACCTAATACAGGGAATACTAGATTCCATATGAACTTCATACCCGTTCTCTCTCTTTTTC
It encodes the following:
- a CDS encoding DUF6483 family protein, coding for MLKRNMTLELVAKFNEYITKILKYKREGNFDKALVLIDDTFKEIFRLSLKFFNSFSDENLIDMIKSGGSVNSDKCIMMAKLLEEEAYIFEIQKKGDESFCILLKSLNLFLEAYINNNTDSNLKEHFSDIDLIVEKVQEYKIPSYIQYKLIDYYTDVHKYDKAEDIMFEIIEYDDFSIDSIKSGIKFYESLLLKDDKDLSENNLPREEINESVKFLKNKLPANS
- a CDS encoding XRE family transcriptional regulator encodes the protein MISEIAKKIRNLRKKNNLTLKDLSEKTDLSISFLSQIENGSSSLAITSLKKIADALNVPMNYFFNPPEVNNFLVKSSEAKVFKIEGSNSEFSRISGDFPSRKLESMLIVIPPEQMHGSTFSHPGEEFVYVLKGALIVTLDEKEYILEAGDSIQYPSTILHSWLNPLEEPASLLSVVTPIIF
- a CDS encoding ATP-dependent Clp protease ATP-binding subunit, with amino-acid sequence MQLCSICHKNPATVFTLKVENGKFETIGLCAECAKSVGLPAINQLMEQNGIKQEDIENFSNQINNMIGEIDIDKFANSDMFMNLFNSIAPAKNVENKENDSDINKRSNDENSEEKDNHNSGSVKTKKKWFSKKRSNLDKYGTNLTEKAREKKIDNIIGRNKEIDRIIQILNRRTKNNPVLIGEPGVGKTAIAEGLALKIANKEVPVKLLDMEVYLLDLTAVVAGTQFRGQFEGRMKSIVEEVKESGNIIIVIDEIHNIIGAGEAQGGALNAANILKPSLARGEIQVIGTTTIDEYRKYIEKDSALERRFQPILVEEPTIEETIEILNGIKKYYEDYHKVKISNEVIEAAVNLSQRYISDRYLPDKAIDVIDEAASRANLNNKCLLNLENLKRELTSIQDEIQDAANNAEYQKAAELKTKECKLQTQVNELKDASSNVELTLDDIAFVIESWTKIPVHKVREKESQKLLNLENILHKRVIGQNEAVTNLSRAIRRNRLGFKKKGKPVSFIFVGPTGVGKTELVKVLSSELFGNEESLIRIDMSEYMEKHTVSKLIGAPPGYVGYDEGGQLTEKVRRKPYSVILLDEIEKAHPDVFNMLLQILEDGRLTDGQGRTVYFDNTIIIMTSNAGTDFKGNRIGFGEESYDSLENHAKDALKQTFKPEFLNRIDEIIVFKPLTREEVYKIMDLMIEEVKEEVSEKNINITVTDKVKDFILNIGYDDRYGARPLRRAIQRYIEDKISEDYLQGKFSDGSNIKVDLVDEKISIINE